A part of Melittangium boletus DSM 14713 genomic DNA contains:
- a CDS encoding lipoxygenase family protein, which produces MTVEYKIKIRTGGRLGSGTDADISVVLVGSVGESERHKLDKRFHNDFEAGKEDVYTIKSQDVGDLLLLRFTNSAGFASDWLLDFAHVTSGDHSWHFPHYRWVLGNSTVEVLEGSAQLPQNVRHVRAVEARRAQLENRQKMYTWRPAVATTGLPGALDISKEKPLPKDELYRNLTEGSYETVIAKTLAALRMGMPLLAKAWNGLVDTIDLFKNLEVPQLAQRWQDDHEFARQAVQGVSPLHITLIPALPEGFPLTDAEVRGLLSPGTTLAQAFEAKRIFLLDFEILDGIPMFHQVNKEGVEERRWAPASRCLLYLEDSRRLRPLAIQLGRDPAKDPVFTPNDPEHDWLAAKIYLRCSEGNTHQMVSHALRTHFVVEPFVVASMRNLSDPHPVYKLMRRHFRYTLAINDGARKGLLDAGGVFDDFIATGGPDKGHIKLGQKGYSRWKLLDNKPRPDFERRGVLDPAILPDYPYRDDALPLWDALEEFVSNVLSHFYKTDADLVNDTEMQAWWKDLTEHGMPVDKLPCAELTRVKDLVDILTTVLYTGSVHHAAVNYLQYEHYAFVPNAPLCMRQPPPTQKGLLKEKDISEMIPSKSQTLWQVAIGRALASFGEDEEFLLNEGGWRETYFHEPEFLAIRERFHDRLRAQLAAVNDRNATREVPYTVLQPNRIPCGITV; this is translated from the coding sequence ATGACCGTGGAATACAAGATCAAGATCCGCACGGGTGGCCGGCTGGGCTCGGGGACGGACGCCGACATCTCCGTTGTCCTGGTGGGCTCGGTTGGAGAGAGCGAGCGGCACAAGCTGGACAAGCGCTTCCATAACGACTTCGAGGCCGGGAAGGAGGACGTCTACACGATCAAATCCCAGGACGTCGGTGACCTGCTCCTGCTCCGGTTCACCAACTCCGCGGGCTTCGCGAGTGACTGGCTGCTCGACTTCGCCCATGTCACCTCGGGGGACCACAGCTGGCACTTCCCGCACTACCGCTGGGTCCTGGGCAATTCGACGGTGGAGGTCCTCGAGGGCTCGGCCCAGCTCCCGCAGAACGTGCGGCATGTCCGCGCGGTGGAGGCCCGTCGCGCGCAGCTCGAGAACCGCCAGAAGATGTACACGTGGCGTCCCGCCGTGGCGACCACGGGGTTGCCCGGCGCGCTCGACATCAGCAAGGAGAAGCCGCTGCCCAAGGACGAGCTCTACCGGAACCTGACCGAGGGCAGCTACGAGACCGTCATCGCCAAGACCCTGGCCGCGCTCCGCATGGGCATGCCCCTGCTGGCCAAGGCCTGGAACGGTCTGGTGGACACCATTGATCTCTTCAAGAACCTGGAAGTGCCCCAGCTCGCCCAGCGGTGGCAGGACGACCACGAGTTCGCGCGGCAGGCCGTCCAGGGCGTGAGCCCGCTGCACATCACGCTCATCCCCGCCCTGCCGGAGGGCTTCCCGCTCACGGATGCCGAGGTGCGCGGCCTGCTGTCCCCGGGCACTACCCTGGCTCAGGCGTTCGAGGCGAAGCGGATCTTCCTGCTCGACTTCGAGATCCTCGACGGCATCCCGATGTTCCACCAGGTCAACAAGGAAGGTGTCGAGGAGCGGCGGTGGGCGCCGGCGTCCCGCTGCCTCCTGTACCTCGAGGACTCGCGCCGGCTCCGGCCGCTCGCGATCCAGCTCGGCCGCGACCCCGCGAAGGATCCGGTCTTCACCCCGAATGATCCCGAGCACGACTGGCTCGCCGCGAAGATCTACCTGCGTTGCAGCGAGGGCAACACCCACCAGATGGTGTCGCACGCGCTGCGCACGCACTTCGTGGTGGAGCCGTTCGTCGTGGCCTCGATGCGCAACCTGTCCGACCCGCACCCCGTCTACAAGCTGATGCGGCGCCACTTCCGCTACACGCTCGCCATCAACGATGGGGCGCGCAAGGGGCTGCTCGACGCGGGCGGCGTGTTCGACGACTTCATCGCCACCGGCGGTCCGGACAAGGGCCACATCAAGCTGGGCCAGAAGGGCTACAGCCGCTGGAAGCTGCTCGACAACAAGCCGCGGCCGGACTTCGAGCGCCGGGGCGTGCTCGACCCGGCCATCCTCCCGGACTACCCGTACCGGGACGATGCCCTGCCGCTGTGGGACGCGCTGGAGGAGTTCGTGAGCAACGTCCTCTCGCACTTCTACAAGACAGACGCCGACCTGGTGAACGACACCGAGATGCAGGCCTGGTGGAAGGACCTCACCGAGCACGGCATGCCCGTCGACAAGCTGCCCTGTGCCGAGCTGACGCGCGTGAAGGACCTCGTGGACATCCTCACCACCGTGCTCTACACGGGCAGCGTCCATCACGCGGCGGTCAACTACCTCCAGTACGAGCACTACGCCTTCGTGCCGAACGCGCCGCTGTGCATGCGCCAGCCGCCTCCGACCCAGAAGGGCCTCCTGAAGGAGAAGGACATCTCGGAGATGATTCCGAGCAAGTCCCAGACGCTCTGGCAGGTCGCCATCGGCCGCGCGCTCGCCAGCTTCGGCGAGGACGAGGAGTTCCTGCTCAACGAGGGTGGATGGCGGGAGACCTACTTCCACGAGCCCGAGTTCCTCGCCATCCGCGAGCGTTTCCATGACCGGCTGCGTGCCCAGCTCGCCGCCGTGAACGATCGCAACGCGACGCGCGAGGTGCCCTACACGGTGCTCCAGCCCAACCGGATTCCCTGCGGCATCACCGTCTGA
- a CDS encoding AIPR family protein, with amino-acid sequence MPSADAIRKCVEGFYREGGVTARLEDAFAPWVLHSRFRLTPQEALAQSSDGNFDGGLDGFVLRPTSDGLHELVLLQAKFSEEPGLVTKGLKDLGRAAQVLESILTGSDSGLREENRVIQSLRRQVRALPEVQQQTLQITLCLTHLLKSQEAWQASPAVAKARKEMLSDLGDGPLAGRIRFMPMGPDELDTADVVPRPSAPALVRVEGTRFTLPDGDQVILGLGYLSDAVNLHVRFGQHLFSKNVRMYMAREAGKERSAASHIRESLEGICKGSIPVEHFALLHNGITLTAPKSRSGDNVNEWVLDPGQQGISVLNGCQTVYTAWAFHTDMSAKSPGGEWEARFNQVRLPVRLLLTRDEDRVRKVTIGANRQTSISPSAFYAHETVQLNLEERFARSKIFYERQEGAWDHLNRAAPERAHEFDNSLTLEDIARSIAVASHTLSLELARSPQRIFDSEDTYHRVFSEKHIASIRLLTFLYNALRATKAALGDLREEVQGLRDMKPAKFVFPVTRLLVAWMARKRPDLVRGYSRFVYHVGTSSDVRREFRLAMRHQHSGIQQLLPEVWLHTDGWHEAIDKDALKLATSKLHLKDVDIFALFETLDDDDDESAG; translated from the coding sequence ATGCCGAGTGCCGATGCCATTCGCAAGTGTGTCGAGGGCTTCTATCGCGAGGGTGGAGTAACTGCGCGTCTCGAAGACGCATTTGCTCCATGGGTTCTCCACAGCCGTTTTCGGCTCACTCCGCAGGAGGCGCTTGCTCAGTCGTCGGATGGGAATTTCGATGGTGGGCTCGACGGGTTCGTCTTGCGGCCGACCAGCGATGGGCTCCACGAACTTGTTCTGCTTCAGGCGAAGTTTTCCGAGGAACCTGGGCTTGTGACCAAGGGGCTCAAGGATCTGGGTCGTGCCGCGCAGGTTCTTGAGAGCATTCTCACGGGTTCGGATTCCGGTCTACGGGAGGAAAACAGGGTCATCCAATCACTGCGTCGTCAAGTACGCGCGCTCCCAGAAGTGCAGCAGCAGACGCTGCAGATTACTTTGTGCCTTACTCACCTGCTCAAGAGCCAGGAGGCTTGGCAAGCGAGCCCCGCTGTTGCGAAGGCCCGCAAGGAAATGCTGTCTGACCTGGGAGATGGTCCACTTGCCGGGCGCATTCGCTTCATGCCCATGGGCCCGGACGAACTCGATACGGCGGACGTCGTTCCGCGTCCCTCGGCACCAGCTCTAGTGCGCGTTGAAGGCACCAGATTCACCTTGCCAGACGGTGACCAAGTAATACTCGGACTCGGTTATCTCTCTGACGCCGTGAACTTGCATGTCCGCTTTGGTCAGCACCTGTTCAGTAAGAATGTGCGTATGTATATGGCGCGCGAGGCTGGAAAGGAGCGTAGCGCTGCTAGCCACATTCGAGAAAGTCTTGAGGGGATCTGCAAGGGCTCTATACCCGTCGAGCATTTTGCTCTTCTGCATAACGGTATTACACTCACGGCTCCGAAGAGTCGAAGTGGCGACAATGTGAATGAATGGGTTCTGGATCCTGGTCAGCAGGGCATCAGTGTTCTCAATGGTTGCCAAACGGTCTATACAGCCTGGGCTTTCCACACCGATATGTCCGCGAAATCGCCCGGAGGTGAGTGGGAGGCTCGATTCAATCAAGTCCGGTTGCCCGTTCGTCTTCTTCTGACTCGCGACGAGGACCGGGTGCGCAAAGTTACGATTGGCGCGAATCGACAAACCAGTATCAGTCCGTCCGCCTTCTATGCTCACGAAACAGTACAACTGAATCTTGAGGAGCGATTCGCTCGTAGCAAAATCTTCTACGAGCGACAAGAAGGAGCATGGGATCATCTCAACCGAGCCGCTCCAGAACGAGCGCATGAGTTCGATAACTCGCTCACTCTTGAGGACATCGCTCGTTCAATCGCCGTGGCGAGCCACACTCTATCCCTAGAATTAGCACGCAGCCCACAGAGAATATTTGACTCTGAGGACACATACCACCGTGTCTTCAGCGAAAAGCACATCGCCTCCATTCGACTGCTCACCTTTCTTTACAATGCACTGCGCGCCACGAAGGCTGCTCTTGGGGATTTACGTGAAGAGGTGCAGGGGCTTAGGGACATGAAGCCCGCGAAGTTCGTTTTCCCCGTCACGCGATTGCTTGTCGCCTGGATGGCTAGGAAGCGTCCAGATTTGGTGCGAGGCTATTCTCGGTTTGTGTATCATGTAGGGACGTCCAGTGATGTGCGTCGCGAGTTCCGGCTCGCTATGAGGCACCAACATTCTGGGATCCAGCAGCTTTTGCCGGAGGTGTGGCTTCATACAGATGGTTGGCATGAGGCCATCGACAAGGATGCGCTCAAACTCGCGACATCCAAGCTTCATCTGAAAGATGTCGACATCTTCGCGTTGTTCGAAACGCTCGACGATGATGATGACGAGAGTGCGGGATAA
- a CDS encoding cytochrome P450 has protein sequence MPNVLSRGVFNLFFGSKRQAFASLPGPQPGILGTAGDFLGAQPWDVCARYGREYGGVTLIWMGPNPGLVLNDPVLIEQLLDSRRTEFEKGSLRQELTPTTTDQSLFIAPQSGDWAEKRRIDPFVQPWSPDWLAAQVAPMQAAISDFVDGLIASGKTVDLAPVLRRLTCDAFAVAAIGEKLPDSVYEDFMLLAKGADARIQAKLPLKFVSLPKGFEEARERFYRFFDERVSAARRNPKPEANDLMSRTMREVPDFGDKALAVNIALIFYGGAFSSSTALAGAFHQLQKHPDAEARLASEAAAFAGGPPTLERLNEARWAEAVVLESMRVLPPVRVFTRSPVTDVSFAGVTMPAGATIMVSNQYLHRDPQHWPNPDTFEPARWLDGGTARDPIGSGHYFPFGRGPRMCVATDFAMVFLRTAMVTIAARAKAEISSTEPFEEGFFFGVVLPTNVHTKFITRPR, from the coding sequence GTGCCGAACGTGCTGTCTCGTGGTGTGTTCAACCTGTTCTTTGGGTCCAAGCGTCAGGCTTTCGCGTCCCTCCCGGGTCCGCAGCCCGGAATCCTCGGCACCGCCGGAGACTTCCTCGGTGCGCAGCCCTGGGATGTCTGTGCGCGCTATGGCCGTGAATATGGCGGCGTCACCCTGATCTGGATGGGCCCCAATCCGGGCCTCGTGCTCAACGATCCCGTGCTCATCGAGCAGTTGCTCGACTCCCGCCGGACCGAGTTCGAGAAGGGCTCCCTGCGGCAGGAACTCACCCCGACCACGACGGATCAATCCCTCTTCATCGCGCCCCAGAGCGGGGATTGGGCCGAGAAGCGCCGGATCGATCCCTTCGTGCAGCCGTGGTCCCCGGACTGGCTGGCCGCCCAGGTCGCTCCGATGCAGGCGGCGATCTCCGACTTCGTGGATGGCCTCATCGCGAGCGGCAAGACGGTTGATCTGGCGCCCGTGTTGCGTCGGCTGACGTGCGACGCCTTCGCGGTCGCCGCCATCGGTGAGAAGCTGCCAGATTCGGTGTACGAGGACTTCATGCTGCTCGCCAAGGGCGCGGACGCTCGCATCCAGGCGAAGCTGCCCTTGAAGTTCGTCTCGCTGCCCAAGGGCTTCGAGGAGGCCCGCGAGCGCTTCTACCGGTTCTTCGACGAGCGCGTCAGCGCGGCGCGCCGGAATCCGAAGCCGGAGGCGAACGATTTGATGTCTCGCACGATGCGCGAGGTGCCCGACTTCGGGGACAAGGCGCTGGCGGTCAACATCGCGCTCATCTTCTACGGAGGCGCTTTCTCCTCGAGCACCGCCCTGGCCGGCGCGTTCCACCAGCTCCAGAAGCACCCCGACGCCGAGGCGCGGCTCGCCTCCGAGGCCGCCGCGTTCGCGGGCGGGCCGCCCACCCTCGAGCGGTTGAACGAGGCGCGGTGGGCCGAGGCCGTCGTCCTCGAGTCGATGCGGGTTCTTCCCCCGGTCCGAGTCTTCACCCGCAGCCCGGTCACCGACGTGTCGTTCGCCGGCGTCACGATGCCCGCGGGGGCGACGATCATGGTCTCCAACCAGTACCTGCACCGGGACCCCCAGCACTGGCCCAACCCGGACACCTTCGAGCCCGCTCGATGGTTGGATGGGGGCACGGCACGAGACCCCATCGGCAGCGGGCACTACTTCCCCTTCGGGCGGGGTCCTCGCATGTGCGTGGCCACCGATTTCGCCATGGTGTTCCTGCGCACGGCCATGGTGACGATCGCCGCTCGCGCGAAGGCGGAGATCTCCTCGACGGAGCCCTTCGAGGAGGGCTTCTTCTTCGGCGTGGTCCTTCCCACGAACGTCCACACGAAGTTCATCACTCGACCGAGGTGA
- a CDS encoding SDR family NAD(P)-dependent oxidoreductase, with translation MTTSKKIAVVTGASRGIGRALVQSFVKEGYEVWALARAADALETLARESNGAVRPLVLDVADEAAVVAAAQKIREAGVPRVLVNNAGITVSAPLHKTSMEDFHKVMAVNVAAPFLLCRELIPAMAAAGGGRVINIGSMAATRGVKYTSAYCASKHALLGLTRSLAAEWARKNVTVNIVNPGWVETDMLSNAKAAISKTTGRTEQEAHAALANMNAMGRVIQPEEVAALCLFLASDAAATITGSAYNIDGGEAG, from the coding sequence ATGACGACCTCCAAGAAGATAGCGGTGGTGACGGGCGCGAGCCGGGGAATCGGGCGGGCGCTGGTGCAGTCCTTCGTGAAAGAGGGCTACGAGGTGTGGGCGCTGGCGCGGGCGGCGGACGCCCTGGAGACGCTGGCGCGCGAGTCGAATGGCGCGGTGCGCCCACTAGTGCTCGACGTGGCGGACGAGGCGGCGGTGGTGGCGGCGGCCCAGAAGATCCGCGAGGCGGGAGTGCCCCGGGTGCTGGTGAACAACGCGGGCATCACCGTGTCGGCGCCGCTGCACAAGACGAGCATGGAGGACTTCCACAAGGTGATGGCGGTGAACGTGGCGGCGCCCTTCTTGCTGTGCCGCGAGTTGATTCCGGCGATGGCGGCGGCGGGAGGAGGCCGGGTCATCAACATCGGGAGCATGGCGGCGACGCGGGGAGTAAAATACACGTCGGCCTACTGTGCGTCGAAGCACGCGCTGCTGGGGCTCACGCGCTCGCTGGCGGCGGAGTGGGCGCGCAAGAACGTGACGGTGAACATCGTCAATCCGGGCTGGGTGGAGACGGACATGCTCAGCAATGCCAAGGCGGCCATCAGCAAGACCACGGGCCGCACGGAGCAGGAGGCCCACGCGGCGCTGGCGAACATGAACGCCATGGGCCGGGTCATCCAACCCGAGGAAGTGGCGGCGCTCTGCCTCTTCCTGGCCTCGGACGCGGCGGCCACCATCACTGGCTCGGCGTACAACATCGACGGCGGCGAGGCGGGCTGA
- a CDS encoding threonine/serine dehydratase gives MLQPDDIRAAAARIAPYIRRTPVLEVEGSPFGVSAPLSLKLEFMQHAGSFKARGAFNTLLSQPVPPAGVAAASGGNHGIAVAHAARALGHPARIFVPEISSPAKIAAIRERGAHLVVGGARYADALAACVAYEAESGALPIHAYDAWPTMAGQGTVGLEWEEQAPLDTVLVAVGGGGLIGGIAAWFGGRVRVVGVEPEGSCCLSASLKAGVPIDVTVESIAADSLGARNCGPRVFEVARRHVDRVVLVPDEAIRQAQRRLWHSLRVAAEPGGAAALAALVSGRYVPTPGERVGVLLCGANVSLDTIPV, from the coding sequence ATGCTCCAGCCCGATGACATCCGCGCCGCCGCCGCGCGCATCGCTCCGTATATCCGCCGGACTCCCGTGCTCGAAGTCGAGGGGAGCCCCTTCGGTGTCTCCGCGCCGCTCAGCCTCAAGCTCGAGTTCATGCAACACGCCGGTTCCTTCAAGGCGCGCGGTGCCTTCAACACGCTGCTGTCCCAACCCGTGCCTCCCGCGGGCGTGGCCGCGGCCTCGGGCGGCAATCACGGCATCGCCGTGGCTCACGCGGCGCGCGCACTGGGACACCCCGCTCGCATCTTCGTGCCGGAGATCTCCAGCCCCGCCAAGATCGCCGCCATCCGGGAACGGGGCGCCCACCTCGTGGTGGGAGGCGCACGCTACGCCGATGCCCTCGCCGCGTGCGTGGCCTACGAAGCGGAGAGCGGCGCCCTGCCCATTCATGCGTATGACGCGTGGCCCACCATGGCTGGACAGGGAACGGTGGGCCTTGAATGGGAGGAGCAGGCCCCACTCGATACCGTGCTCGTCGCCGTCGGCGGGGGTGGATTGATTGGCGGCATCGCCGCGTGGTTCGGCGGACGGGTGCGCGTCGTCGGCGTCGAGCCCGAGGGCTCGTGCTGCCTGTCGGCCTCTCTGAAGGCCGGAGTCCCCATCGATGTCACGGTGGAGAGCATCGCGGCGGATTCACTCGGCGCGCGCAATTGCGGCCCCCGCGTCTTCGAGGTGGCCCGGCGCCATGTCGACCGCGTGGTGCTCGTCCCCGATGAGGCAATCCGACAGGCGCAGCGCCGCCTCTGGCACTCCCTGCGCGTGGCGGCGGAACCGGGCGGCGCGGCGGCGCTCGCCGCGCTCGTCTCGGGCCGCTACGTCCCAACCCCCGGCGAGCGCGTGGGCGTGCTCCTGTGTGGAGCCAACGTGTCGCTCGACACCATTCCCGTATGA
- a CDS encoding acyl-CoA dehydrogenase family protein, whose protein sequence is MPRADITDLLRLDDLLSDEEKAARDTVARFVDAEVLPIIGQHFREGSFPAHLVPRIAELGVLGANLQGYGCAGMNTVSYGLVLQELERGDSGLRSFASVQGSLCMFPIHAYGSEEQKQRFLPGMARGERIACFGLTEADFGSNPAGMRTRARRDGDTWVLNGSKTWITNATLADVAVVWAKTDEGGPESVRGFLVEKGMPGFTTREIPGKFSLRASTTGELFFEDVRVPEANVLPGVKGLRGPLSCLNNARMTIAFAVTGAAIACFEGAREYALNRGQFDKPIAAYQLTQEKLADMLQEIVKAQLLSLRLARLKDEGKLTPVMVSLAKRNNVKAALEIARSARSIYGANGVTDAYPPIRHMLNLESVFTYEGTHEVHTLVLGKAITGHDAFG, encoded by the coding sequence ATGCCGCGCGCGGACATCACCGACCTCCTGCGCCTCGATGACTTGCTCTCCGACGAGGAGAAGGCCGCCCGGGACACCGTGGCCCGCTTCGTCGACGCCGAGGTGCTTCCCATCATCGGCCAGCACTTCCGCGAGGGCTCCTTCCCCGCGCACCTCGTGCCCCGCATCGCCGAGCTGGGCGTGCTCGGCGCCAACCTCCAGGGGTATGGCTGCGCCGGGATGAACACCGTCAGCTATGGCCTCGTCCTCCAGGAGTTGGAGCGGGGCGACTCGGGGCTGCGCTCCTTCGCCTCCGTGCAGGGCTCGCTGTGCATGTTCCCCATCCACGCCTACGGCAGCGAGGAGCAGAAACAGCGCTTCCTGCCTGGGATGGCCCGGGGTGAGCGCATCGCCTGCTTCGGTCTCACCGAGGCGGACTTCGGCTCGAACCCCGCGGGCATGCGCACCCGGGCTCGCCGCGATGGCGATACGTGGGTACTCAATGGCTCGAAGACGTGGATCACCAACGCCACGCTCGCCGACGTGGCCGTGGTGTGGGCCAAGACGGACGAGGGGGGCCCCGAGTCCGTGCGCGGCTTCCTCGTGGAGAAGGGGATGCCCGGCTTCACCACCCGCGAGATTCCGGGGAAGTTCTCCCTGCGCGCCTCCACCACGGGAGAGTTGTTCTTCGAGGACGTGCGTGTGCCCGAGGCCAACGTGCTGCCCGGCGTGAAGGGGCTGCGCGGGCCCTTGTCGTGTCTGAACAACGCGCGGATGACCATCGCCTTCGCCGTGACGGGCGCGGCCATCGCCTGCTTCGAGGGCGCGCGGGAGTACGCGCTCAACCGGGGGCAGTTCGACAAGCCCATCGCCGCCTACCAGCTCACCCAGGAGAAGCTGGCGGACATGCTCCAGGAGATCGTCAAGGCGCAGCTCCTGTCACTGCGGCTGGCTCGGCTCAAGGACGAGGGCAAGTTGACGCCCGTGATGGTGAGTCTGGCCAAGCGCAACAACGTGAAGGCGGCGCTGGAGATTGCCCGCTCGGCTCGGAGCATCTACGGCGCCAACGGCGTCACCGATGCCTACCCGCCCATTCGCCACATGCTCAATCTGGAGAGTGTCTTCACCTACGAGGGCACCCACGAGGTGCACACGCTGGTGCTCGGCAAGGCCATCACCGGCCACGACGCCTTCGGGTAG
- a CDS encoding winged helix-turn-helix transcriptional regulator has protein sequence MKRTSLESADCPIARALDAIGDWWSLLIIRDALRGMRRFGEFQKSLGLAKNILAARLRTLMGHGILELAPASDGSAYQEYVLTEKGRGLFPVLVALRQWGDTHYFEPGEVTTELVDRKRGRPVRTLELRAEDGRLLGPADTELRRLGGRPTG, from the coding sequence GTGAAGCGCACGAGCCTGGAATCAGCGGACTGCCCCATCGCGAGGGCACTGGACGCCATCGGGGACTGGTGGTCCCTGCTCATCATCCGCGACGCGCTCAGGGGCATGCGCCGCTTCGGGGAGTTCCAGAAGAGCCTGGGCCTGGCGAAGAACATCCTGGCGGCGCGCCTGCGCACGCTGATGGGCCACGGCATCCTGGAGCTGGCGCCCGCGTCGGATGGCAGCGCCTATCAAGAGTACGTCCTAACGGAGAAGGGACGCGGCCTGTTCCCGGTGCTCGTGGCGCTGCGGCAGTGGGGCGACACGCACTACTTCGAGCCCGGGGAAGTCACCACGGAGCTGGTGGACCGGAAACGAGGCCGGCCGGTACGGACACTGGAACTGCGCGCGGAGGATGGGCGGCTGCTGGGACCGGCGGACACCGAGTTGCGGCGGCTCGGCGGACGCCCCACCGGCTGA
- a CDS encoding lipoxygenase family protein: MRLAPWILRFLSTLGFKVQHAQSDLLDSSELARWYANLAPDERAAVSRELAPRVRALPALRAARDPSTLPAVATGRLVFELDGPQGPIPLHHLKVELWDRDPGAPDDYLGEGLTDDDGYFTIRYDPADAGIGDLPDLELRFFEPQHTFRKDGRVVETWRRIGAERGPDDHGGLHYDFGTIRQPYWEYDPSTPLARLLVTEQGTPPTDYAPGRALAMLKAVAPIEVIKRRHLLQIRLGMAPSVEQIQADYPEPMTVRREREAPGSTRSDAFFGERLLNGMFATVLDRDPEVSGDPHAFRLYFPWNAYEQDGVHCLPEVDVRLRLEEGHVLPTRIILGLREPGATAPGSPLTRRTFTPEDGAGWESAKRIARVSATLDTELGNHLGQCHFNIEQYAIAANRNLRRNPVRWLLMPHLREVVLINHSANGFLVGPTGYITRASALTQQGVETRLLHLMGSYDWKGFTPAVPVCEGHRYAHAGQLFWRVLGEHIDSFFAEHGGEVEAQWREVRRFSDDLVAHSAPAFVCRYLRARVPGKDAPWFERSERMDLDEKTHAPPPRAVSAVTHTDVPQPGELEALKQLCRYVLFFATFRHAWANNLQWEDAGEVLYACLGLRWGKDGFLAAEEDPSVAPPPEQATEMLWISWMLSKTNYGFILANEEDDVHPRLVELLRARTAEFQALGMDIRTISSRINI; this comes from the coding sequence ATGAGACTCGCCCCCTGGATCCTTCGATTCCTGTCCACCCTGGGATTCAAGGTTCAACACGCGCAATCCGACCTCCTCGACTCCTCGGAGCTGGCCCGGTGGTACGCGAACCTGGCCCCCGACGAGCGCGCCGCCGTCAGCCGCGAGCTGGCCCCGCGGGTCCGCGCCCTCCCCGCCCTCCGAGCCGCCCGGGATCCCTCGACCCTACCCGCCGTCGCCACGGGGCGTCTGGTCTTCGAGTTGGACGGACCCCAGGGGCCCATCCCCCTGCACCACCTCAAGGTCGAGCTGTGGGACCGGGATCCCGGAGCCCCGGACGACTACCTGGGCGAGGGCCTCACGGACGATGACGGCTACTTCACCATCCGCTACGACCCCGCCGACGCGGGAATCGGGGATCTGCCGGACCTGGAGCTGCGCTTCTTCGAGCCCCAGCACACCTTCCGCAAGGACGGGCGTGTGGTGGAGACCTGGCGGCGCATCGGCGCGGAGCGGGGACCCGATGACCACGGAGGGCTGCACTACGACTTCGGCACCATCCGGCAGCCCTACTGGGAATACGATCCATCGACGCCGCTGGCCCGGCTGCTCGTCACCGAGCAGGGCACTCCGCCCACGGACTACGCTCCGGGACGCGCCCTGGCGATGTTGAAGGCGGTGGCCCCCATCGAGGTCATCAAGCGCCGGCACCTGCTCCAGATCCGCCTGGGCATGGCGCCCAGCGTGGAGCAGATCCAGGCGGACTACCCCGAGCCGATGACCGTCCGTCGGGAGCGTGAGGCGCCGGGCTCCACCCGGAGCGATGCCTTCTTCGGCGAACGCCTGCTCAACGGCATGTTCGCGACGGTCCTGGACCGCGACCCCGAGGTCTCCGGCGATCCCCATGCCTTCCGGCTCTACTTCCCCTGGAACGCCTACGAGCAGGACGGTGTCCACTGCCTGCCCGAGGTCGACGTGCGGCTGAGGCTGGAGGAGGGCCACGTGCTGCCCACGCGCATCATCCTGGGCCTGCGCGAGCCCGGAGCGACGGCGCCAGGCTCACCCCTCACCCGCCGGACCTTCACGCCGGAGGACGGTGCCGGCTGGGAGAGCGCCAAGCGCATCGCCCGGGTGAGCGCGACGCTGGACACCGAGCTGGGCAATCACCTGGGACAGTGCCACTTCAACATCGAGCAGTACGCCATCGCCGCGAACCGCAACCTGCGGCGCAACCCCGTGCGCTGGTTGCTCATGCCTCACCTGCGCGAAGTGGTGTTGATCAACCACTCCGCCAATGGGTTCCTGGTCGGGCCCACTGGGTACATCACCCGCGCCAGCGCGTTGACCCAGCAAGGCGTCGAGACGCGGCTGCTGCACCTGATGGGCAGCTACGACTGGAAGGGCTTCACACCCGCGGTGCCGGTGTGCGAGGGACACCGCTATGCCCACGCCGGACAGCTTTTCTGGCGGGTGCTCGGGGAGCACATCGACTCCTTCTTCGCCGAGCATGGGGGCGAGGTGGAGGCGCAGTGGCGCGAGGTGCGGCGCTTCTCGGACGATCTCGTGGCCCACTCGGCGCCCGCCTTCGTGTGCCGCTACCTGCGGGCGCGGGTGCCGGGAAAGGACGCGCCGTGGTTCGAGCGCTCCGAGCGCATGGACCTGGACGAGAAGACCCATGCGCCGCCGCCCCGGGCCGTCAGCGCGGTGACCCACACCGACGTGCCCCAGCCCGGAGAGCTGGAAGCGCTCAAGCAGTTGTGCCGCTACGTCCTCTTCTTCGCGACCTTCCGGCATGCGTGGGCCAACAACCTCCAGTGGGAGGACGCGGGCGAGGTGCTGTACGCCTGCCTGGGGCTGCGCTGGGGCAAGGACGGGTTCCTCGCGGCCGAGGAGGACCCGAGCGTCGCGCCTCCGCCGGAGCAGGCCACCGAGATGCTGTGGATCTCCTGGATGCTGTCCAAGACGAACTACGGCTTCATCCTGGCCAACGAGGAGGATGACGTGCATCCGCGGCTCGTGGAATTGCTGCGCGCCCGGACGGCCGAGTTCCAGGCGCTGGGCATGGACATCCGGACGATCAGCTCCCGCATCAACATCTGA